DNA from Fortiea contorta PCC 7126:
GCGGTAAAGCCAGACGTTAAAAGGTTGAGTAAAAGCCAAGGGTGGTATTAGAGCAATGGCGATCGCTGCTAAAATCACTATCGGAGTGTAGACCTGTGCAAACTTATCCACCCATTGCTGTGAAGGTGCGCGGCTTTCTTGAGCTTGTTCCACCAAATTAATAATTTTGGCAACGGTTGTATCGCTAGAAGTGTGCGTAACTTTAACTTCTAAAAAACCTGTCTGATTTAGTGTTCCAGCAAAGACAGTATCCCCAACGGCTTTATCTTCTGGAATTGACTCTCCTGTAATTGGAGACTGGTCAATGGCACTGTTACCAGAAACAACCACAGCATCCAACGCCACACGCCCTCCTGGTCGAATCGTCAAAATTTCACCTAGCTGAATACTCTCGACCGGAACTGTAAATTCTTGATTCCCGCGCTTAACTGTAGCAGTAGGTGGAGTCAAATCCATCAGTGAGCGAATGGCGTTGCGGGTACGACTAAAGGTGAAAATCTGTAATGTTGTGCCTAAAGAGAACAAAAAGACAACCAGCCCTCCTTCAAACCAGTCTCCTAAAATCACTGCCCCAATCACCGAAATAGTCATCAGCAGATTCATATCGGCGCGGCGCAAGCGCAATTCAAACAAACCAGCCCGTGCAATCGGATAGCCAGCAATTACTATACCAATGCCATAAAAAGCTCGTGCAATCCAGATGGGTAGCACTAAATACTGAGTAAGTAAACCTAAAACTAAACCTATACCTGCAAGTATGACACTCTGTCCTCGACGATTTTCAATCCAGAATCTCCAGCTTGTTAAGTCGGATTTTTGTTTTTGTTTGGACTTGTTTATTGGCTGAGAATGCTCGTGGTCATGACCACAAGCATCAGTGTGATGATTGGAACTTGTTTCAACACCCTCCTCGACCGTGTAACCTAAATCTTGAATCCGGTCATAAATTGCTTTCTCATTCACCAATTGTGGGTCATAAGATACGTGTAATCTTTCGCTGGCAAAACTGACCGATGCTTCTTGTACGCCTATGATCTTCTGCACCCCAGCCTCAATGGTTTTCGCACAACTGCCACAATCCATCCCGCCAATTTGTAGCTGTAGCGTTTTCACAAGAGCTATATCTACGTTGTCGTCTTCACCGCCACAGAAACGAGTATGCTGATGGGATTGCGCCTCATAACTCTGCTCAACCGTATAACCCAAACCCTTAATTTGGTCATAAATACTCTTTTCACTCAATATCTCTGGATCATAAAAAACCCTAGCCTTACCAGTTGTAAAGTTTACCGTTGCTTCTGTCACACCATGTAACTGTTGCAAAGCGACTTCAATTGTCTTGGCGCAGCTTCCGCAGTCCATACCGCCAACTTGCAAAGTTTTGGTTTTGAGGTCAGGAGTTTGAGTCATAGCGGCTTTAAAATCAAGGCGAAAAGTTAACTGCCAATATTCTAATACAACAATTGAACAACTATTCAATTGTAAAACGGTTATCATTTTAGGTATTATTAAGATTGATAACCATTGCTAAGTAAAACTTGCTATGAATAAGCACAAGAAAAAGCAGGACTTAGACTTAATTCCCAGTTCTGACACCCCTAAGTGTGATACTTATCTGGTGCATCTAGATAATGTACGCTCATCTCAGGCGCAAATTTTACCGACAGATAAAGCACAACAAATGGCAGAAATTTTTAGTGTGTTAGCAGATACAAACCGTATACGCCTCCTATCAGCTTTGGCTTCTAGTGAGTTGTGTGTTTGCGATCTAGCTGCATTAACCAAAATGAGTGAATCAGCAGTTTGCCATCAGCTGCGGTTATTGAAAGCTATGCGTTTAGTTAGCTATCGTCGAGAAGGTCGGAATGTTTATTATAGTTTGGCTGACAGTCACGTTATTAACTTATATCGCTCTTTAGTGGAAAATTTAAATTAATAAAATATTGAAGTTTTAACTTATTGGTTTATCAATTTTATTCTATAAAAATTAAAATACATAAAAAAATTTATATTTATGCTTTGGGTATGCCTACAGCAATCCCAAAGCGTATATGCATTATATATTTTTGAGGTATTTTGTAGTTATGAATAACGTAATATTTTAAACATTAAAATAGCCTAAATATCATAGTTATTCCTAACAAAAATTACAACTAAAAATTTCACCCAAATTTCATACCGATATGAAATACTGGAAAAAGACTACTATTCAAACTCCTTAAACTACTCACAAAAGCGACGTAACTAGCTAAAGAAAGCGGTAGTCTAAATTTGCACATTAAATGCCAACATCCAAAGGCGATTCTGCTTTCTCATTAACTTAGGACACAACAAGCGATGGGAATCTCTAATTTGTTTCAATGTTCTGCTCCACTGCGTTATGTTTCGTTGACAATGTTGAGTTTGTTACTACTAAATACTCCTACTACTGTTTTGGCTGGTGCTGGACACGACCATAGCGGTGCAAGTTCATTTCAGGGTGGGGGAAGCAAAGCAACTGGTTCTGTTGAAGTTGACGCAGAAACCGCAAAACTGCTAGGAGTTAAGGTCGAACCAGTGCAACGTCAACGATTAGCTGTCGGCATTAAAACTACTGGACAGATTGAAACCTTACCTAGCCAAAAAGTGGAAGTCACCACCCCAATTCAAGGAGTAAAAGTAGTTGAACTGTTGGTAGAACCAGGCGCATCAGTAAAGAAAGGTCAACCTGTCGCCGTTGTAACCAGTCCAGATTTAGTGACATTGCGCGTGGAATCTCAAGACAAATTAGCACAAAGTCAAGCTGATCTACAACAGGCTGAAGCTGACTTGAGGCTGGCTCAACAAAATTACGATCGCTATCAGCAAATAGCCGCAGCAGAAGTCGCCCAAGCTCAAAGCCAAGTAGCATTCGCTCAAGAAAAGTATGAGAAAGATCAAGTGTTAGCTACTGAAGGTGCTTTGGCACGTCGCAACGCTCTTGAATCTCAAACCCAACTAGCAGAAGCTAAAGCTAAACTAACCACAGCCAACAGCCGCCGCGATGTCATTGCGGCTGAAAATCAACTCAAACGCGCTCAAGCAGCAGTTAGCCTAGCAAAATCCAATATTAATCGCAGCAGTGCTATTTATGAAACTCGCCTTTCTCAACTAGGAAACCGCGCTAATACTAAGGGACTAATAACAGTAACAGCTCCGATTTCTGGCAAGGTTGTTGATAGGGAAGTTACTATCGGTCAATCATTTCAGAACGCGGGTAGCAGGTTAATG
Protein-coding regions in this window:
- a CDS encoding heavy metal translocating P-type ATPase, with protein sequence MITVLQLNSCSIVVLEYWQLTFRLDFKAAMTQTPDLKTKTLQVGGMDCGSCAKTIEVALQQLHGVTEATVNFTTGKARVFYDPEILSEKSIYDQIKGLGYTVEQSYEAQSHQHTRFCGGEDDNVDIALVKTLQLQIGGMDCGSCAKTIEAGVQKIIGVQEASVSFASERLHVSYDPQLVNEKAIYDRIQDLGYTVEEGVETSSNHHTDACGHDHEHSQPINKSKQKQKSDLTSWRFWIENRRGQSVILAGIGLVLGLLTQYLVLPIWIARAFYGIGIVIAGYPIARAGLFELRLRRADMNLLMTISVIGAVILGDWFEGGLVVFLFSLGTTLQIFTFSRTRNAIRSLMDLTPPTATVKRGNQEFTVPVESIQLGEILTIRPGGRVALDAVVVSGNSAIDQSPITGESIPEDKAVGDTVFAGTLNQTGFLEVKVTHTSSDTTVAKIINLVEQAQESRAPSQQWVDKFAQVYTPIVILAAIAIALIPPLAFTQPFNVWLYRALVMLVIACPCALVISTPVSIVSAIGAATRQGVLFKGGNALETAGHLTTLAFDKTGTITQGLPIVQQVYDLGKVNADMVLQIAASLEQQSEHPLAKAIVAKAQDLGMELTTPLDFTALPGKGIQANLSQMFYLVGNRRLFADQSICLSDEAESLLTEIEQLGQIPVLVGTNEGLLGAIALSDGIRLEATEALRQLKRVGLKRLVMLSGDRTVVARQIAQQVGITEYQAELLPEDKLQAIQQLRRHGVVGMVGDGINDAPALATADISFAVGGIDIALETADVVLVGSDLRQLAYAVDLSRRTVSVIQQNVVFSLITKALFLLLGTFGFVGLAIAVLADTGTSLLVTANGMRLFRTKTFKN
- a CDS encoding ArsR/SmtB family transcription factor: MNKHKKKQDLDLIPSSDTPKCDTYLVHLDNVRSSQAQILPTDKAQQMAEIFSVLADTNRIRLLSALASSELCVCDLAALTKMSESAVCHQLRLLKAMRLVSYRREGRNVYYSLADSHVINLYRSLVENLN
- a CDS encoding efflux RND transporter periplasmic adaptor subunit, whose product is MGISNLFQCSAPLRYVSLTMLSLLLLNTPTTVLAGAGHDHSGASSFQGGGSKATGSVEVDAETAKLLGVKVEPVQRQRLAVGIKTTGQIETLPSQKVEVTTPIQGVKVVELLVEPGASVKKGQPVAVVTSPDLVTLRVESQDKLAQSQADLQQAEADLRLAQQNYDRYQQIAAAEVAQAQSQVAFAQEKYEKDQVLATEGALARRNALESQTQLAEAKAKLTTANSRRDVIAAENQLKRAQAAVSLAKSNINRSSAIYETRLSQLGNRANTKGLITVTAPISGKVVDREVTIGQSFQNAGSRLMTIVNDSRVFATANIYEKDLDKVRTGQQVRMKVASVPNQTFIGRITRIGSVVEGETRVVPVQAEVNNARGQLKPGMFAELEVVTDQTSTATLAIPQSAVVDANNKKLVYVQNGNAFQSVEVELGQTSGDLIEIKSGLFEGDSVVTQRAPQLYAQSLKGGSKSNEGEEQEQAHSEETEAKANSFPLPLWLLGAGGGVAIATLAFLAGSFWSSRRNRSRLVPVGDGFNYETEVYIDNHKQPSPSTPAISVEKNDKDTHSNY